One Chaetodon auriga isolate fChaAug3 chromosome 14, fChaAug3.hap1, whole genome shotgun sequence genomic window carries:
- the hectd1 gene encoding E3 ubiquitin-protein ligase HECTD1 isoform X1 codes for MADVDPDTLLEWLQMGQGDERDMQLIALEQLCMLLLMSDNVDRCFETCPPRTFLPALCKIFLDESAPDNVLEVTARAITYYLDVSAECTRRIVGVDGAIKALCNRLVVVELNNRTSRDLAEQCVKVLELICTRESGAVFEAGGLNCVLSFIRDSGHLVHKDTLHSAMAVVSRLCSKMEPQDSSLETCVESLSSLLKHEDHQVSDGALRCFASLADRFTRRGVDPAPLAKHGLTEELLSRMAAAGGIVSGPASSCKPGRTSTGATPSAPDSKLSNQVSTIVSLLSTLCRGSPLVTHDLLRSALPDSMESALGGDERCVLDTMRLVDLLLVLLFEGRKALPKSTAGSTGRIPGLRRLDSSGERSHRQLIDCIRSKDTDALIDAIDTGAFEVNFMDDVGQTLLNWASAFGTQEMVEFLCERGADVNRGQRSSSLHYAACFGRPQVAKTLLRHGANPDLRDEDGKTPLDKARERGHNEVVAILQSPGDWMCPVNKGDDKKKKDVNKEEEEGSEPKGDPEMAPIYLRRLLPVFAQTFQQTMLPSIRKASLALIRKMVHYSSEVLLKEVCDSETGHNLPTVLVEITATVLDQEDDDDGHLLALQIIRDLVDKGGDVFLDQLARLGVINKVSTLAGPASDDENEDEAKPEKEEEVQEDAREIQQGKPYHWKDWSIIRGRDCLYIWSDAAALELSNGSNGWFRFILDGKLATMYSSGSPEGGSDSSESRSEFLEKLQRARSQVKPVTASQPILSSVGPTKLTVGNWSLTCLKDGEIAIHNSDGQQATILKEDLPGFVFESNRGTKHSFTAETSLGSEFVTGWTGKRGRKLKSKLEKTKQKVKSMARELYDDHFKAVESMPRGVVVTLRNISTQLESSWELHTNRQCIEGENTWRDLMKTALENLIVVLKDENTISPYEMCSSGLVQALFTVLNNSVELDLKHDCKPLMERINVFKAAFSENEDDESRPAVALIRKLIAVLESIERLPLHLYDTPGSSYNLQILTRRLRFRLERAPGETALIDRTGRMLKMEPLATVESLEQYLLKMVAKQWYDFERSSFVFVRKLREGQTFTFRHQHDFDENGIIYWVGTNAKTAYEWVNPAAYGLVVVTSSEGRNLPYGRLEDILSRDSSALNCHTNDDKNAWFAVDLGLWVIPSAYTLRHARGYGRSALRNWVFQVSKDGQNWTTLYTHVDDCSLNEPGSTATWPLDPSKEEKQGWRHIRIKQMGKNASGQTHYLSLSGLELYGTVTAVCEDQLGKAVKEAEANLRRQRRLFRSQVMKYIVPGARVVRGIDWKWRDQDGNPAGEGTVTGEAHNGWIDVTWDAGGSNSYRMGAEGKFDLKLAPGYDPESAATAPSPKPVSSTVSGPASSTVGPSVTPAASGGTTTTTSSSSSSTSSSSQQQSWSSLVKNNCPDKGGATSLGGASSSSRKGSSSSVCSVASSSDISLSSSAGLPGAGGLRLERRAEGLLLDQGSGAGGVTGGGGGSDGQQQEPIVVLSSAAEGGSGSASSSGTLTADTPAPGEEARNKDSSTGTADPAAAISMGLVSVSSPDVSSVSESSSKDTPSQRPLCSAANARLSVSSLLAAGAPMSSSASVPNLSSREASLMESFVRRAPNMSRTNATNNMNLSRSSSDNNTNTLGRNVMSTATSPLMGAQSFPNLTTTGTTSTVTMSTSIVTSSNNVATATTGLSVGQLLSNTLTTSLTSTSSESDTGQEAEFSLYDFLDSCRANTLLAELDDEEDLPEPDDDDDENEDDNQEDQEYEEVLEEEEYETKGGRRRTWDDDFVLKRQFSALVPAFDPRPGRTNVQQTTDLEIPPPGTPHSEVQEEVECAPSPHLSLTLKVAGLGTTREVELPLSNYKSTIFYYVQRLLQLSCNGAVKTDKLRRIWEPTYTIMYRELKDSDKEKESGKMDLCEHSIGVGGRSGGLSPSSVSANQSSEILGVAREAAQAKAGCSQNACGVEDVLQLLRILYIIGGDGASNARTLQEDFDELQFNASPEEFTSKKITTKILQQIEEPLALASGALPDWCEQLTSKCPFLIPFETRQLYFTCTAFGASRAIVWLQNRREATMERSRPSTTVRRDDPGEFRVGRLKHERVKVPRGEAMMEWAESVMQLHADRKSVLEVEFQGEEGTGLGPTLEFYALVAAEFQRTSLGIWLCDDDFPDDESRQVDLGGGLKPPGFYVQRSCGLFPAPFPQDSEELERITKLFHFLGIFLAKCIQDNRLVDLPVSQPFFKLLCMGDIKSNMSKLLYQSRCPPQGHDPERLHLQPFLLLSEVQSEASTEESQETYSVGSFDEDSKSEFIMDPPKPKPPAWYHGILTWDDFQLVNPHRASFLKEVKELAVKRRQILASKSLSEDEKNTRLQDLMLRNPLGSGPPLSIEDLGLNFQFCPSSKVHGFSAVDLKPNGDDEMVTMENAEEYVELMFDLCMHTGIQKQMEAFREGFNRVFPMEKLSSFSHKEVQMILCGNQSPSWTADDIINYTEPKLGYTRDSPGFLRFVRVLCGMSSDERKAFLQFTTGCSTLPPGGLANLHPRLTIVRKVDATDSSYPSVNTCVHYLKLPEYSSEDIMRERLLAATMEKGFHLN; via the exons ATGGCGGACGTGGACCCAGACACCCTGCTGGAGTGgctgcagatgggtcagggCGATGAGCGCGACATGCAGCTCATCGCTCTGGAGCAgctctgcatgctgctgctcatGTCTGACAATGTCGACCGCTGCTTTGAGAC GTGTCCTCCTCGGACGTTCCTCCCGGCGCTCTGTAAGATCTTCCTGGATGAGAGCGCCCCAGATAACGTGCTGGAGGTCACAGCCAGAGCCATCACATACTACCTGGACGTGTCTGCAGAGTGCACCCGGAGGATCGTGGGAGTGGACGGCGCCATCAAGGCACTGTGCAACcggctggtggtggtggagctcAACAACAGGACCAGCAGGGACCTGGCCGAGCAGTGTGTGAAG GTGCTGGAGCTGATCTGCACCAGGGAGTCTGGCGCCGTGTTCGAGGCCGGCGGTCTGAACTGCGTGCTGAGTTTCATCAGAGACAGCGGTCATCTGGTCCATAAAGACACGCTGCACTCGGCCATGGCCGTGGTGTCCCGACTCTGCAGCAAGATGGAGCCTCAGGACTCGTCTCTGGAGACCTGCGTCGAGTCTCTGTCCAGCCTCCTCAAACACGAAGACCACCAG gTGTCAGATGGTGCTCTGCGCTGCTTCGCCTCATTGGCTGACAGGTTCACTCGCCGCGGCGTGGACCCCGCCCCTTTGGCCAAACACGGCctgacagaggagctgctgtcccGCATGGCAGCCGCCGGCGGCATCGTGTCAGGCCCCGCCTCTTCCTGTAAGCCTGGCCGCACCTCGACGGGCGCCACCCCTTCGGCCCCGGACTCTAAACTGAGCAACCAGGTGTCGACCATCGTCAGCCTGCTGTCCACGCTGTGCAGAGGGTCGCCGCTCGTCACGCAC gaCCTGCTGCGCTCGGCGCTGCCTGACTCGATGGAGTCCGCTCTGGGAGGAGACGAGCGCTGCGTGCTGGACACCATGCGGCTGGTGGACCTCCTGCTGGTGCTCCTGTTTGAGGGACGGAAGGCTCTGCCCAAGTCCACGGCGGGCTCGACGGGGCGGATCCCCGGCCTTCGACGCCTGGACAGCTCGGGGGAGAGATCGCACCGACAGCTCATCGACTGTATCCGCAGCAAAGACACGGACGCTCTGATCGACGCCATCGACACGGGAG CTTTTGAGGTGAACTTCATGGACGACGTTGGACAGACGCTGCTCAACTGGGCTTCAGCTTTTGGCACACAggaaatg gtggagTTTTTGTGTGAGAGAGGTGCAGATGTcaacagaggtcagaggtcgtccTCACTACACTACGCTGCCTGCTTTGGACGTCCACAAGTGGCCAAG actctGCTGCGTCATGGAGCCAACCCTGACCTAAGAGATGAGGACGGGAAGACTCCTCTGGACAAGGCCAGGGAGAGAGGACACAATGAGGTGGTGGCTATCCTGCAGTCTCCTg gaGACTGGATGTGTCCTGTGAACAAGGGCgatgacaagaagaagaaagatgtgaacaaggaggaagaggagggcagcGAGCCCAAAGGAGACCCAGAAATGGCTCCGATCTACCTGAGGAGACTTCTGCCTGTTTTTGCACAAACCTTTCAGCAAACCATGCTGCCTTCTATTAG gaaaGCCAGTCTGGCTCTGATCAGGAAGATGGTTCACTACAGCAGCGAGGTCCTGCTGAAGGaggtgtgtgacagtgagacGGGACACAACCTTCCCACCGTGCTGGTGGAGATCACTGCTACTGTCCTGGACCAGGag gacGACGACGACGGACACCTGCTGGCTCTGCAGATCATCAGAGACCTGGTGGATAAAGGTGGAGACGTTTTCCTGGACCAGCTGGCTCGACTGGGAGTCATCAACAAGGTGTCCACTCTGGCTGGACCGGCGTCTGATGACGAGAACGAGGACGAAGCCAAACCCGagaag gaggaggaggtgcaggaggacGCCAGGGAGATCCAGCAGGGGAAGCCGTATCACTGGAAGGACTGGTCCATCATCAGAGGGAGGGACTGTCTCTACATCTGGTCGGACGCCGCGGCGCTCGAGCTCTCCAACGGCTCCAACGGCTGGTTCAGGTTCATCCTGGACGGGAAGCTGGCCACCATGTACTCCAGCGGGAGTCCAGAGGGGGGGTCGGACAGCTCCG AGTCTCGAAGTGAGTtcctggagaagctgcagcgGGCGAGGAGTCAGGTGAAACCGGTCACAGCCAGTCAGCCCATCCTGTCCAGCGTGGGTCCCACTAAGCTGACGGTGGGAAACTGGTCTCTGACCTGCCTGAAGGACGGAGAGATCGCCATCCACAACTCCGACGGCCAGCAGGCCACCATCCTGAAGGAGGACCTGCCGGGCTTCGTCTTCGAGTCCAACAGAGGAACCAAGCACTCGTTCACGGCGGAGACCTCGCTGG GCTCAGAGTTTGTGACGGGCTGGACGGGGAAGCGAGGCCGGAAGCTGAAGTCGAAGCTGGAGAAGACGAAGCAGAAGGTGAAGAGCATGGCGAGGGAGCTGTACGACGATCACTTCAAAGCTGTGGAGAGCATGCCGAGAGGAGTGGTGGTGACGCTGAGGAACATCTCCACGCAGCTGGAGTCCTCCTGGGAGCTGCACACCAACCGACAG tgtATTGAAGGAGAAAACACGTGGAGGGACCTGATGAAAACTGCTCTGGAGAACCTGATCGTAGTTTTGAAGGACGAAAACACGATTTCTCCGTATGAGATGTGCAGCAGTGGCCTGGTCCAAGCTCTGTTCACCGTCCTCAACAAC agtGTCGAACTGGACCTGAAACATGATTGTAAGCCTTTAATGGAGAGGATCAATGTCTTTAAGGCGGCTTTCAGCGAGAATGAAGACGATGAAAG ccgACCAGCTGTTGCCTTAATCCGTAAACTGATAGCTGTCCTGGAGTCCATAGAACGTCTACCTCTGCACCTGTACGACACTCCAGGGTCCTCATACAACCTGCAG ATCTTGACGAGGCGGTTGCGGTTCCGTCTGGAGCGAGCGCCGGGCGAGACGGCTCTGATCGACCGGACGGGTCGCATGTTGAAGATGGAGCCGCTCGCTACCGTGGAGTCTCTGGAGCAGTACCTGCTGAAGATG GTGGCGAAGCAGTGGTACGACTTCGAGCGTTCGTCCTTCGTCTTTGTGAGGAAACTGAGGGAGGGACAAACCTTTACGTTCAGACACCAACATGACTTTGATGAGAATGGAATCATCTACTGGGTGGGAACCAATGCCAA GACGGCCTACGAGTGGGTCAATCCTGCTGCCTATGGCCTGGTGgtggtgacatcatcagaggGGCGGAACCTCCCCTACGGGCGCTTGGAGGACATCCTGAGTCGGGATAGCTCCGCCCTCAACTGCCACACCAACGATGACAAAAACGCCTGGTTTGCCGTTGACCTCGGCCTCTGGGTCATTCCTTCAGCGTACACCCTGAGACATGCCAG GGGTTATGGCCGTTCAGCATTGAGGAACTGGGTCTTTCAGGTGTCAAAGGACGGTCAGAACTGGACGACTCTCTACACCCACGTAGACGACTGCAGCCTCAATGAACCGGG GTCGACGGCCACGTGGCCTCTGGACCCGTCcaaagaggagaagcagggCTGGAGACACATCCGGATCAAACAGATGGGAAAGAACGCCAGCGGGCAGACTCACTACCTGTCTCTGTCCGGACTCGAGCTGTACGGCACCGTCACCGCCGTGTGCGAGGACCAGCTCG GTAAAGCTGTGAAGGAGGCGGAGGCGAACCTTCGCCGCCAGCGCCGCCTGTTTCGCTCCCAGGTGATGAAGTACATTGTCCCCGGGGCGCGGGTCGTCCGCGGCATCGACTGGAAGTGGCGCGACCAGGACGGGAACCCGGCCGGAGAGGGCACCGTCACCGGAGAGGCCCACAACG GCTGGATTGATGTAACCTGGGATGCTGGCGGCTCTAACTCTTACCGTATGGGCGCTGAAGGGAAGTTTGACCTCAAGCTTGCTCCAGGGTACGACCCTGAGTCGGCTGCCACAGCGCCGTCACCCAAACCTGTCTCATCCACTGTTTCAGGCCCCGCCTCCTCCACGGTGGGACCCTCTGTGACCCCGGCGGCCAGCGGcggcaccaccaccaccacctcctcttcttcctcctccacctcgtcctcctcacagcagcagtcGTGGAGCAGCCTGGTGAAAAATAACTGTCCCGACAAGGGCGGGGCCACGTCGCTGGGCGGggccagctcctccagcaggaagggcagcagcagctccgtcTGCAGTGTCGCCTCTTCCTCCGACATCAGCCTGAGCTCCTCCGCGGGGCTGCCGGGCGCAGGGGGTCTGCGGCTGGAGAGGAGGGCCGAGGGGCTGCTGCTCGATCAGGGCTCCGGGGCGGGAGGAGTCACGGGGGGCGGGGGCGGCTCTGAcggacagcagcaggagccGATCGTCGTGCTGTCCTCCGCAGCGGAGGGCGGGTCCGGCTCCGCGTCCAGTTCTGGCACGCTCACCGCCGACACGCCCGCCCCTGGCGAGGAAGCCAGGAACAAGGACTCGTCCACGGGGACCGCCGATCCGGCGGCGGCCATCTCCATGGGGCTGGTGAGCGTGAGCTCCCCCGACGTCAGCTCCGTGTCGGAGTCGTCCAGCAAGGACACGCCTTCCCAGAGGCCCCTGTGTTCGGCCGCCAACGCGCGGCTGTCCGTCAGCTCCCTGCTGGCCGCCGGCGCTCCCATGAGCTCCAGCGCCAGCGTGCCCAACCTGTCGTCCCGAGAGGCCAGCCTCATGGAGTCCTTTGTCCGCCGCGCGCCCAACATGTCGCGCACCAACGCCACCAACAACATGAACCTGAGCCGAAGCAGCAGcgacaacaacaccaacacgcTGGGCAGGAACGTCATGAGTACTGCCA CTTCTCCTCTCATGGGCGCTCAGAGCTTTCCTAACCTCACCACCACCGGCACCACCTCCACTGTTACCATGTCAACCTCCATAGTAACCAGCAGCAATAACGTAGCCACGGCAACCACGGGTCTGTCGGTGGGCCAGTTGCTAAGCAACACCCTGACGACCAGCCTGACGTCCACGTCCAGCGAGAGCGACACGGGTCAGGAGGCGGAGTTCTCTCTGTATG ACTTCCTGGACAGCTGTCGTGCCAACACGCTATTGGCTGAGCTGGACGACGAGGAGGACCTCCCGGAGCCcgacgatgacgacgatgagAATGAAGACGACAATCAGGAGGACCAGGAGTATGAGGAGGTCCTG gaggaggaggagtacgaAACCAAAGGAGGTCGCAGGAGGACGTGGGATGACGACTTTGTCCTAAAGAGACAGTTTTCTGCGCTGGTCCCCGCCTTCGACCCCCGACCAGGAAGAACCAACGTCCAGCAGACCACCGACCTGGAAATCCCCCCGCCAG GAACTCCTCATTCGGAGgttcaggaggaggtggagtgtgctccttctcctcacctctccctcaCCCTGAAG GTGGCGGGGCTGGGGACGACCCGGGAGGTGGAGCTCCCCCTGTCCAACTACAAGTCCACCATCTTCTACTACGTCCAgcggctgctgcagctctcctgCAACGGGGCCGTGAAGACGGACAAACTGCGACGCATCTGGGAGCCCACGTACAC GATCATGTACAGAGAGCTGAAGGACTCggacaaagagaaggagagcggAAAGATG GACTTATGTGAACACAGCATCGGTGTCGGCGGTCGTTCCGGCGGTCTGAGCCCGAGCTCGGTTTCCGCCAATCAGAGCAGTGAGATTCTGGGCGTCGCCAGAGAGGCGGCGCAGGCGAAGGCGGGCTGCAGCCAGAACGCCTGCGGGGTGGAGGacgtcctgcagctgctgcgcATCCTCTACATCATCGGAGGAGACGGAGCCTCCAACGCACGCACGCTGCAGGagg attTTGACGAGCTGCAGTTCAACGCGTCTCCAGAGGAGTTCACCAGTAAGAAGATCACAACCAAGATCCTGCAGCAGATCGAG GAGCCTCTGGCTCTGGCCAGCGGAGCTCTGCCCGACTGGTGTGAACAGCTCACCTCCAAGTGTCCTTTCCTCATCCCTTTCGAGACCCGACAGCTCTACTTCACCTGCACGGCGTTTGGAGCATCCAG GGCGATCGTGTGGCTCCAGAACCGGCGGGAGGCGACCATGGAGCGCTCTCGGCCGTCCACCACGGTGCGGCGGGACGACCCCGGAGAGTTCAGGGTGGGTCGGCTCAAACACGAGCGAGTCAAAGTGCCCCGAGGAGAAGCCATGATGGAGTGGGCCGAGTCCGTCATGCAGCTCCACGCCGACAGGAAGTCCGTGCTGGAG gTGGAGTTCCAGGGTGAGGAGGGAACCGGTCTCGGTCCGACTCTGGAGTTTTACGCTCTGGTGGCGGCAGAGTTTCAGAGGACGTCACTGGGGATCTGGCTTTGTGACGACGACTTCCCCGATGACGAGTCCCGACAg gtggacCTGGGCGGCGGCCTGAAGCCTCCTGGTTTCTACGTGCAGCGCTCCTGCGGTCTGTTCCCGGCCCCGTTCCCTCAGGACAGCGAGGAGCTGGAGCGAATCACCAAGCTCTTCCACTTCCTCGGCATCTTCCTGGCCAAGTGCATCCAGGACAACCGGCTGGTGGACCTGCCCGTCTCTCAGCCCTTCTTCAAGCTGCTCTGCATGGGGGACATCAAGTCCAACATGAGCAAGCTGCTGTACCAGTCTCGCTGCCCTCCGCAGGGTCACGACCCAGAGCGGCTCCACCTGCAgcccttcctgctgctgtccgAGGTGCAGTCGGAGGCGTCCACCGAGGAGAGCCAGGAGACGTACTCTGTGGGCAGCTTCGACGAGGACTCCAAGTCCGAGTTCATCATGGACCCCCCGAAACCCAAACCGCCCGCCTGGTACCACGGCATCCTCACCTGGGACGACTTCCAGCTCGTCAACCCGCACAG ggcgAGCTTCCTGAAGGAGGTCAAGGAGCTGGCGGTGAAGAGGAGGCAGATTCTGGCCAGTAAGAGTTTATCCGAAGACGAGAAGAACACCAGACTGCAGGACCTGATGCTGAGGAACCCGCTGGGCTCCGGACCCCCCCTCAGCATCGAGGACCTCGG GTTGAACTTCCAGTTCTGTCCGTCCTCGAAGGTCCACGGGTTCTCAGCGGTGGACCTCAAACCAAACGGAGACGACGAG atggtGACCATGGAGAATGCAGAGGAGTACGTGGAGTTGATGTTTGACTTGTGTATGCACACCGGCATCCAGAAACAGATGGAAGCCTtcagag aggGTTTTAATCGAGTGTTTCCAATGGAGAAGTTGAGCTCCTTCAGCCATAAGGAGGTTCAGATGATCCTGTGCGGGAACCAGTCCCCTTCCTGGAcagctgatgacatcatcaactACACTGAACCAAAGCTGGGTTACACCAGAGACAG